In Intestinibacillus sp. Marseille-P6563, a single genomic region encodes these proteins:
- a CDS encoding LacI family DNA-binding transcriptional regulator produces MTIRQIAESFGVAPSTVSVVLNNRPGVRSELRQKIQQVLVENGYQIRETKPQQGNLLFVYYKSTDYLAARKDDTVSSILSGIEEVCSEKRFTFSVTHASPATLDEILRSASADSHSGVILLGTEYYQEPTPAFFELSVPLVVLDGFFPEYPLNTINIDNSYGVHQALCLLAENGHPKIGYIKSSIEFGCLRDRTSCIYSSLARLGLPPRPEFVIEVSQESESIRHEVEDFLKSCPTIPSAFIADNDIIAVSAIQSLQQMGFRVPDDVSIIGFDDSTICTILTPYLTTVKANFNGMAKLATARLIEMIENPDSASTIIKSTVGTELIKRQSVAPYTGRKLSPSAPPRRV; encoded by the coding sequence ATGACCATTCGGCAAATCGCAGAATCTTTTGGTGTAGCACCGTCCACTGTGTCAGTCGTACTGAATAACCGCCCCGGTGTTCGCAGCGAACTGCGTCAAAAGATCCAACAGGTCCTTGTCGAAAACGGATACCAAATCCGCGAAACCAAACCGCAGCAGGGCAATCTGCTCTTTGTGTACTATAAAAGTACCGATTATCTGGCAGCGCGAAAAGATGACACTGTTTCTTCCATTTTAAGCGGCATCGAAGAGGTCTGCTCGGAAAAGCGCTTCACGTTTTCGGTCACCCACGCTTCGCCTGCGACGCTCGATGAGATCCTGCGGTCGGCTTCTGCCGATTCGCATAGTGGGGTCATTCTACTAGGCACTGAGTATTATCAGGAACCCACACCGGCCTTTTTTGAGCTTTCGGTTCCACTGGTGGTGCTCGATGGCTTCTTCCCGGAGTATCCGCTCAATACCATCAACATTGACAACAGCTATGGTGTGCATCAGGCGCTTTGCCTTCTGGCAGAAAATGGTCACCCTAAAATCGGCTATATCAAAAGTTCGATCGAATTTGGCTGCCTACGCGACCGCACCAGCTGCATTTACTCTTCGCTTGCTCGGCTCGGCCTGCCGCCCCGTCCGGAGTTTGTCATCGAAGTCAGTCAGGAATCGGAATCCATCCGCCACGAAGTCGAAGATTTCTTAAAATCCTGCCCTACCATTCCGTCGGCTTTTATCGCCGATAACGACATCATTGCGGTATCGGCCATTCAGTCTTTGCAGCAAATGGGCTTCCGGGTACCGGATGACGTTTCCATCATCGGCTTTGATGATTCCACCATCTGCACCATTTTGACACCGTATCTGACCACGGTGAAAGCGAACTTCAACGGCATGGCCAAACTGGCCACCGCCCGGTTGATCGAAATGATTGAAAACCCGGATTCGGCAAGCACCATTATCAAGTCCACCGTCGGTACCGAACTGATCAAACGGCAGTCGGTCGCGCCCTATACGGGACGCAAACTTTCACCATCGGCCCCGCCCCGGCGGGTATAA
- a CDS encoding ABC transporter ATP-binding protein yields MTLEAKDLRFAYRRKGKPVLQQVNFCIESGERAGLAAPSGFGKTTLCKLLAGYMRPDQGQVLLDGQPLSTGRGICPVQMIWQHPELALDPRLRLRASLEEAGAAEPELLEALHIEPGWLDRFPTELSGGELQRFCLMRALRPSVRFLLCDEISAMLDLVTQAQIWDFLLREADRRGLGLLIVSHQSELLKRICTRMLELPGQ; encoded by the coding sequence ATGACCCTGGAAGCCAAAGACCTGCGGTTTGCCTATCGCCGCAAGGGCAAACCGGTGCTGCAACAGGTCAATTTCTGCATCGAAAGCGGGGAGCGGGCCGGTTTGGCCGCCCCGAGCGGCTTTGGAAAGACCACGCTCTGCAAATTGTTGGCCGGGTATATGCGGCCCGACCAGGGCCAAGTTCTGCTGGACGGACAACCGCTGTCGACTGGCCGGGGCATTTGCCCGGTACAGATGATCTGGCAGCACCCTGAACTGGCGCTCGATCCGCGTTTGCGTCTGCGGGCCTCCCTAGAGGAAGCCGGGGCCGCCGAACCCGAACTGCTGGAAGCTTTGCACATTGAACCCGGTTGGCTGGACCGCTTCCCGACCGAATTGTCGGGCGGGGAATTGCAGCGCTTTTGCCTGATGCGGGCGCTGCGGCCATCGGTTCGGTTTTTGCTGTGCGATGAGATTTCGGCTATGCTCGATCTGGTCACCCAAGCGCAGATTTGGGATTTTCTATTGCGCGAAGCCGACCGGCGCGGGCTGGGACTGCTCATCGTCAGCCACCAGAGTGAGCTGCTCAAACGGATTTGTACCCGGATGCTCGAACTGCCAGGACAATAA
- a CDS encoding ABC transporter ATP-binding protein, producing MEPILTVDGLSISFTQYDGLLHQRRLPVIRDLSLTVAPGQVVAVLGASGSGKSLLAHGILGLLPANSHLEGQILYDGEPLTPARAAALRGHEISLVPQGAGYLDPLMQVGPQLCKGQRTLRDKCRRVLARYGLGSETESLYPFELSGGMSRRVMIATAVLDTPRLIVADEPTPGLDRAAAQRILGHFRALAEEGTAILFITHDLDLALEAADRIVVLYAGETVEEAAAEDFQEVGRLRHPYTRALWHAMPQHGFVPLAGTQPYPGDGTKGCRFAPRCPHARPACRESIPYRTVRGGRVRCLEDLPEGGNV from the coding sequence ATGGAACCGATTTTAACGGTGGATGGCTTGTCCATCTCCTTTACGCAATACGACGGCCTGCTGCACCAGCGCCGCCTGCCGGTTATCCGGGATTTGTCGCTGACCGTGGCCCCGGGGCAGGTCGTGGCCGTGCTGGGGGCGAGCGGGTCGGGCAAAAGCCTGCTGGCGCATGGCATTCTGGGTCTGCTGCCTGCAAACAGCCACCTGGAAGGACAAATTTTGTACGATGGCGAGCCGCTGACACCCGCACGGGCCGCAGCTTTGCGCGGGCATGAGATCAGTCTGGTGCCGCAGGGTGCGGGCTATCTGGACCCGCTGATGCAGGTCGGGCCGCAGCTTTGCAAGGGGCAGCGTACACTGCGGGACAAATGCCGCCGCGTGCTGGCCCGCTATGGCTTGGGGTCGGAAACCGAAAGCCTGTATCCGTTTGAACTGTCGGGCGGTATGAGCCGGCGGGTGATGATTGCCACGGCGGTGCTGGACACGCCGCGCCTGATCGTGGCGGACGAACCCACGCCCGGCCTGGACCGGGCGGCCGCCCAGCGGATTTTGGGACACTTCCGCGCCCTGGCCGAGGAAGGGACAGCGATTTTGTTCATTACGCACGACTTGGATTTGGCGCTGGAAGCGGCCGACCGCATTGTGGTGCTGTATGCCGGGGAAACAGTGGAAGAAGCGGCAGCCGAGGATTTTCAGGAGGTCGGCCGTCTGCGGCATCCCTATACCCGCGCGCTGTGGCACGCCATGCCGCAGCATGGGTTTGTGCCCCTCGCGGGCACGCAGCCCTATCCGGGGGATGGAACGAAGGGGTGCCGGTTTGCGCCGCGCTGTCCCCATGCCCGGCCTGCCTGCCGGGAAAGCATCCCATACCGCACGGTGCGCGGTGGACGGGTGCGCTGTTTGGAGGATTTGCCCGAAGGAGGAAACGTATGA
- a CDS encoding ABC transporter permease, with protein MKTWNNRQKICLWLVVAVLVLGAVTVAGMALADRAVATNLTRKNAAPCAAFPFGTDWLGRDMLARTLCGLSLSIRIGLLTAAVSAVCALGLGAAAATMGRRVDAVISWLTDLVLGIPHILLVLLISLACGKGFWGVVAGVSLSHWPSLARVLRGEILQLKQAPYVLVAGKLGASRGQIVRRHMLPHVLPQFGVGLILQFPHAILHEASITFLGFGLPPEQPAIGVILSESMRYLTTGKWWLALFPGLALVLVVLLFAGIGDRLARLLNPTDAQQ; from the coding sequence ATGAAAACCTGGAACAACCGGCAGAAGATCTGCCTTTGGCTCGTTGTAGCCGTCCTGGTGTTGGGGGCGGTGACCGTAGCCGGGATGGCGCTGGCCGACCGGGCGGTCGCGACCAACCTGACCCGGAAAAATGCCGCGCCCTGCGCGGCCTTCCCCTTTGGCACCGACTGGCTGGGACGGGATATGCTGGCGCGTACCCTATGCGGCCTGTCGCTGAGCATCCGCATCGGACTGCTGACCGCCGCGGTCAGCGCGGTCTGCGCCTTGGGACTGGGCGCCGCCGCGGCCACCATGGGGCGGCGGGTGGATGCCGTCATCTCCTGGCTGACCGATCTGGTGCTGGGCATCCCGCATATCCTGCTCGTGCTGCTCATCTCGCTGGCCTGCGGCAAGGGCTTTTGGGGCGTCGTAGCCGGGGTATCGCTCAGCCATTGGCCCAGCTTGGCGCGTGTGCTGCGCGGGGAGATCTTGCAGCTCAAACAGGCGCCGTATGTGCTGGTCGCTGGAAAACTGGGCGCTTCGCGCGGCCAGATCGTGCGGCGGCATATGCTGCCCCATGTGCTGCCGCAATTTGGGGTCGGGCTTATCCTGCAATTCCCCCATGCGATTTTGCACGAGGCGAGCATCACCTTTTTGGGCTTCGGTCTGCCGCCCGAGCAGCCAGCCATTGGCGTCATTTTGTCCGAAAGCATGCGGTATCTGACCACCGGCAAATGGTGGCTGGCCTTGTTTCCGGGGCTGGCGCTCGTGCTGGTCGTGCTGCTGTTTGCGGGCATCGGCGACCGCCTAGCGCGGCTGCTGAACCCGACGGATGCCCAGCAATAG
- a CDS encoding ABC transporter permease, producing the protein MKHRLQFAARKLVRMALLLLGVSLVAFLLMSASPLDPLQTNIGQTALGSMSAEQIERLQAYWGMDTPPAERYGNWLLGALHGDLGDSLLYRQPVLTVIGQRLASSAGLMAVAWLLSGILGVILGVVAGVFRGRWPDRLIRGYCLLLSSTPTFWVAILLLLVFSVWLGWLPIGLSIPIGMDLADVTLADRFQHALLPALTLSITGVANIALHTREKMVDALASDAILFARARGESTRSIVLRHGLRQVALPAMTLQFASISEIIGGSVLVEQVFSYPGLGQAAVQAGLGSDLPLLLGITVITAALVFAGNLAADLLYGVIDPRIRRGAARGT; encoded by the coding sequence ATGAAACATCGCCTGCAATTTGCTGCACGCAAACTGGTGCGCATGGCGCTGCTGCTGCTCGGGGTGAGTCTGGTTGCCTTTTTGCTCATGTCAGCGTCCCCGCTCGACCCGCTGCAAACCAACATCGGACAGACCGCGCTCGGCTCCATGAGCGCCGAACAGATCGAGCGGCTGCAAGCCTACTGGGGTATGGATACGCCCCCGGCCGAACGGTATGGCAATTGGCTTTTGGGCGCGCTGCATGGCGACTTGGGCGATTCGCTGCTGTACCGGCAGCCGGTTCTCACGGTCATCGGGCAGCGGCTGGCCAGTTCGGCCGGACTGATGGCCGTGGCATGGTTGTTGTCCGGCATTCTGGGCGTGATACTCGGCGTGGTAGCGGGCGTATTCCGTGGCCGGTGGCCTGACCGGCTCATCCGCGGGTATTGCCTGCTGTTATCCAGCACGCCGACGTTTTGGGTGGCCATTTTGCTGCTGCTCGTGTTTTCGGTGTGGCTGGGCTGGCTGCCGATTGGGCTGTCCATCCCGATTGGGATGGACTTGGCCGACGTAACGCTGGCCGACCGGTTCCAGCACGCCCTGCTGCCCGCGCTGACGCTCAGCATCACCGGGGTGGCCAACATCGCCCTGCATACGCGCGAAAAGATGGTGGATGCGCTGGCATCCGACGCGATTTTGTTCGCTCGTGCCCGGGGGGAGAGCACCCGTTCCATCGTGCTGCGCCATGGGCTGCGGCAAGTGGCGCTGCCCGCCATGACCCTGCAATTTGCGTCCATCAGTGAAATCATCGGCGGTTCGGTGCTGGTCGAGCAGGTGTTTTCCTATCCCGGTTTGGGACAGGCCGCCGTTCAGGCCGGACTGGGCAGTGACTTGCCGCTGCTGCTCGGCATTACGGTCATCACGGCGGCGTTGGTGTTTGCCGGCAATCTAGCGGCCGACCTGCTGTACGGCGTGATCGACCCGCGCATTCGAAGGGGGGCGGCACGCGGCACATGA
- a CDS encoding ABC transporter substrate-binding protein: MRKHRIVAIFTALCLLAGCGSSPAAQTTQTDVVVIALDPNSEPAAGFDPAYGWGAGEHVHEPLIQSTLTVTNPDLTIGYDLATGYTVSDDGLTWTVTIRDDVSFTDGEPLTASDVAFTYNTVKQASSVSDFTMLDNAVAVDDTTVEFHMTRPFSIWPYTMAVVGIVPEHAYDSATYGHNPIGSGRYILKQWDQGQQVILEANPDYYGEAPKMKQVTILFLEEDAAFLAAKAGQVDVAYTSATYSDQQVDGYALTAYQSVDNRGINLPFIPAGVDADGNPIGNDLTADVLVRRAINMGIDRQEMIDNVLNGHGTPAYSICDQMPWYNPASEVAYDPEGAAALLDQAGWTMGADGVREKDGVRAELNILYSSDDSVRQALAADLAGQLKELGIDASIEGVGWDTAYDRAQSDPLVWGWGAHTPMELYNIYHTTAGQDMAQYSPYANQTVDAYMDAALASTDLEASYALWQQAQWDGTTGVTQEGDIPWVWLVNVDHLYWVRDGLQVAEQKIHPHGHGWSLVNNVDQWSWN; this comes from the coding sequence ATGAGAAAACACCGCATTGTAGCCATCTTTACCGCCCTGTGTCTGCTCGCGGGCTGCGGCAGCAGTCCGGCGGCGCAAACGACCCAAACCGACGTGGTTGTCATCGCCCTGGACCCCAACTCCGAACCCGCCGCCGGGTTTGACCCGGCCTATGGCTGGGGCGCGGGTGAGCATGTGCATGAGCCGCTCATCCAAAGCACGCTGACGGTCACCAATCCCGACCTGACCATCGGCTATGACCTTGCGACCGGCTACACAGTCAGCGACGACGGCCTGACCTGGACGGTCACCATCCGGGATGATGTATCCTTTACCGATGGCGAACCGCTCACGGCTTCCGATGTGGCCTTTACCTACAACACGGTCAAACAGGCCAGCTCGGTCAGCGACTTTACCATGCTGGACAATGCCGTGGCTGTGGACGATACGACGGTCGAATTCCATATGACCCGGCCGTTTTCCATTTGGCCGTATACCATGGCGGTGGTGGGCATTGTGCCCGAACATGCCTATGACAGCGCGACCTATGGTCATAACCCCATCGGCTCGGGCCGGTATATCCTCAAGCAGTGGGACCAGGGGCAGCAGGTCATTTTGGAGGCCAACCCGGATTACTATGGCGAAGCACCGAAAATGAAGCAGGTGACCATCCTGTTTTTGGAGGAGGACGCTGCTTTCCTGGCAGCCAAGGCCGGGCAGGTGGATGTCGCCTACACCTCGGCGACCTATTCCGACCAGCAGGTGGATGGCTATGCCCTGACTGCCTATCAGAGCGTGGACAACCGCGGTATCAATCTGCCGTTTATCCCGGCCGGGGTAGACGCGGACGGCAACCCGATCGGCAACGACCTGACCGCCGATGTCTTGGTGCGCCGCGCCATCAATATGGGCATTGACCGGCAGGAGATGATCGACAACGTCTTAAACGGCCACGGCACCCCGGCTTACAGCATTTGTGACCAGATGCCCTGGTACAATCCGGCGTCCGAGGTCGCGTACGACCCCGAAGGCGCAGCCGCGCTGCTTGATCAGGCCGGTTGGACTATGGGCGCAGACGGTGTGCGGGAGAAGGACGGCGTACGTGCCGAACTGAACATATTGTACTCCAGCGACGACTCGGTGCGGCAGGCGCTGGCCGCCGATCTGGCCGGACAGCTGAAAGAACTGGGGATTGACGCTTCCATCGAGGGCGTGGGCTGGGATACCGCCTATGACCGCGCGCAGTCTGACCCGCTGGTCTGGGGATGGGGCGCGCATACGCCGATGGAGCTGTATAACATCTATCATACGACCGCGGGCCAGGATATGGCGCAGTATTCGCCGTATGCCAATCAGACGGTGGATGCCTATATGGACGCCGCGCTTGCCAGCACCGATTTGGAAGCCTCCTATGCCCTGTGGCAGCAGGCCCAGTGGGACGGCACGACTGGCGTGACCCAGGAGGGTGATATTCCATGGGTGTGGCTGGTCAATGTGGACCATCTTTATTGGGTGCGCGATGGCTTGCAGGTCGCCGAACAGAAAATCCATCCGCATGGCCACGGCTGGTCGCTGGTGAACAATGTCGACCAGTGGAGCTGGAACTGA
- the larC gene encoding nickel pincer cofactor biosynthesis protein LarC: MKTLYIECHMGAAGDMLMAALYELLDNKEEFLHTMNRLGLPGVHVAAEAAKTCGIAGTHMRVTVHGEEEHEHHHSDHEHHEHHHHHHHAIPSHIASIIDELDLPDAVKTHARAVYDAIAQAEAKAHGCPVGDVHYHEVGALDAVADVTGVCYALHLLNPDQIVVSPIHVGSGTVRCSHGVMPVPAPATANLLAGVPVYGGAVRGELCTPTGAALLTHFAGTFGDMPVMCTRQVGVGIGTKDFGQANCVRAFWGESASAANGQIAELVCNIDDMTPEALAFACEQLLKVGALDAYTTPGTMKKGRAGQVLTVLCPVGREGEVAQQILAQTTTNGLRVRHCDKYFLTPGSRTVSTPWGTVRVKTAEGYGVTHEKPEYADVAALAQENGLPYRTVEREVIRRLEEERA, encoded by the coding sequence ATGAAAACATTGTATATCGAATGCCATATGGGCGCTGCGGGCGATATGCTCATGGCGGCGCTGTATGAATTATTGGACAACAAAGAAGAATTTCTGCATACCATGAACCGCCTGGGCCTGCCTGGCGTACACGTCGCCGCCGAAGCGGCCAAGACCTGCGGCATCGCGGGCACTCACATGCGTGTGACCGTGCACGGTGAGGAGGAGCACGAGCACCATCATTCTGACCATGAGCACCACGAGCATCATCATCACCATCATCACGCCATCCCCAGTCATATCGCGTCGATTATCGACGAACTGGATTTGCCGGATGCGGTCAAGACACACGCCCGCGCGGTCTATGACGCGATTGCCCAGGCCGAAGCCAAGGCGCACGGCTGCCCGGTAGGCGATGTGCATTACCATGAAGTGGGGGCGCTGGACGCGGTAGCCGATGTGACCGGCGTATGCTATGCGCTGCATCTGCTGAACCCCGACCAGATCGTCGTATCGCCCATCCATGTGGGCAGCGGCACGGTGCGCTGCTCGCACGGTGTGATGCCCGTGCCCGCCCCGGCGACCGCCAACTTGCTGGCTGGTGTGCCGGTGTATGGCGGCGCGGTGCGTGGCGAGCTGTGCACCCCGACCGGGGCCGCGCTGCTGACCCATTTTGCCGGGACATTCGGCGACATGCCGGTGATGTGTACCCGGCAGGTCGGCGTGGGCATTGGCACCAAGGATTTTGGGCAGGCCAACTGTGTGCGCGCCTTTTGGGGCGAGAGTGCCAGTGCTGCAAACGGACAAATCGCCGAACTGGTGTGCAACATCGACGATATGACGCCCGAAGCGCTGGCCTTTGCCTGCGAACAGCTGCTCAAGGTGGGCGCGCTGGACGCCTACACCACGCCGGGCACCATGAAAAAAGGCCGGGCCGGTCAGGTGTTGACCGTGTTGTGCCCGGTCGGCCGCGAAGGGGAGGTTGCTCAGCAGATTCTGGCGCAGACCACGACCAATGGGCTGCGAGTGCGCCATTGTGATAAGTATTTCCTGACCCCGGGCAGCCGGACGGTTTCCACACCCTGGGGTACAGTGCGGGTCAAGACGGCCGAAGGCTACGGTGTGACCCATGAGAAGCCGGAATATGCCGACGTGGCCGCGCTCGCGCAGGAAAACGGCCTGCCGTATCGTACGGTCGAGCGGGAGGTGATTCGCCGCCTGGAGGAGGAACGAGCATGA
- the larB gene encoding nickel pincer cofactor biosynthesis protein LarB, with product MDNKHDILALLRQVAGGEATPEQALTELKRAPFEDLGYAKVDFHRSVRQGTAEVVYGAGKTPEQIIGIVSAMGARGCRNIMVTRIGEEAAQEVAQAAPLEYHPEARFALAFPGEQKRLGKIVVATGGTSDIPVAEEAALTAEAMGNRVVRLYDVGVAGLHRLLSRLDELMDARCVVAVAGMEGALASVIGGLVDCPVVAVPTSVGYGANFGGLSALLAMLNSCASGCSVVNIDNGFGAGYLASRINQMEGIKE from the coding sequence TTGGATAACAAACACGATATTTTGGCGCTTTTGCGTCAGGTCGCCGGGGGCGAAGCCACGCCCGAACAGGCGCTGACCGAACTCAAACGCGCGCCCTTTGAGGATTTGGGCTATGCCAAGGTGGATTTTCATCGCAGCGTGCGCCAGGGCACAGCTGAAGTAGTCTATGGCGCGGGTAAAACGCCCGAGCAGATCATCGGCATCGTGAGTGCCATGGGCGCGCGCGGCTGCCGCAACATCATGGTCACCCGTATCGGGGAGGAAGCAGCCCAAGAGGTTGCCCAAGCCGCGCCGCTCGAGTATCACCCCGAAGCACGGTTTGCCCTGGCCTTTCCGGGGGAACAGAAGCGGCTGGGAAAGATCGTGGTCGCCACCGGCGGCACCAGCGACATTCCGGTCGCCGAAGAAGCCGCCCTGACCGCCGAAGCCATGGGCAACCGGGTTGTGCGGCTGTACGATGTGGGAGTAGCTGGGCTGCACCGGCTGCTTTCCCGTCTGGATGAACTGATGGACGCCCGGTGCGTGGTTGCCGTGGCCGGGATGGAGGGCGCGCTCGCGTCGGTCATCGGCGGTCTGGTCGATTGTCCGGTGGTCGCGGTGCCCACCAGCGTGGGCTATGGCGCGAATTTCGGCGGCTTGTCCGCCCTGCTGGCCATGCTCAATTCGTGCGCTTCGGGGTGCAGCGTGGTCAATATCGACAATGGCTTTGGCGCAGGCTATCTGGCCAGCCGCATCAATCAAATGGAAGGGATAAAAGAATGA
- the larE gene encoding ATP-dependent sacrificial sulfur transferase LarE, which yields MVFTTLEAFFKAHPKAAVAFSGGVDSAFLLWAARQYGADVHAYYVSTAFQPAFEHEDAKRLAEELGVPMTVVHTQILANAQVVTNGPDRCYHCKRALFHQLCQHARADGYALLLDGTNASDDAGDRPGMRALRELGVRSPLRECGLTKAEVRARSKEAGLFTWEKPAYACLATRIPTGMSITADLLERVEQAETALHGLGFYDFRVRVTQEGLARLQVTEPQMARAFAERQAIEQALKPAFPAVLLDLTARKASE from the coding sequence ATGGTTTTTACGACACTCGAAGCATTTTTCAAAGCACATCCCAAGGCTGCTGTGGCTTTTTCTGGTGGGGTGGATTCGGCCTTTTTGCTGTGGGCCGCCCGGCAGTATGGAGCCGATGTGCATGCCTATTATGTCAGCACGGCCTTTCAGCCGGCATTTGAGCACGAAGATGCCAAGCGCCTGGCCGAAGAACTGGGCGTACCCATGACGGTGGTTCATACGCAGATTTTGGCCAATGCGCAGGTGGTGACCAATGGGCCCGACCGCTGCTATCATTGCAAGCGGGCACTGTTTCACCAGCTTTGCCAGCACGCCCGGGCGGACGGCTATGCGCTGCTGCTCGACGGCACCAATGCATCAGACGATGCCGGCGACCGGCCGGGCATGCGCGCGCTGCGCGAACTTGGGGTGCGGTCGCCGCTGCGCGAATGCGGGCTCACCAAGGCCGAAGTGCGTGCCCGTTCCAAGGAAGCCGGATTGTTTACCTGGGAAAAACCGGCCTATGCCTGTCTGGCGACCCGCATTCCGACCGGAATGTCGATCACAGCCGACCTGCTCGAGCGGGTCGAACAGGCTGAAACCGCCCTGCATGGGCTGGGCTTTTACGATTTTCGGGTGCGCGTGACCCAAGAGGGACTGGCCCGTCTGCAAGTGACCGAGCCGCAGATGGCGCGCGCCTTTGCCGAGCGTCAGGCCATCGAACAGGCACTCAAACCGGCCTTTCCGGCGGTGTTACTCGACCTGACCGCCCGGAAAGCGTCCGAATAA
- a CDS encoding DUF3842 family protein, translating to MRKQRVLVLDGQGGGVGGRLVKMLSEKLPDTWELIAVGTNALATSTMLKAGAKQGATGENAVIYNAGRADLILGPIGVVVANGILGEVSPQMAAAVSGAEAAKILIPSASCGVIVAGAASLRLEDLLQNAVDLALRHMNP from the coding sequence ATGCGCAAACAGCGTGTGCTGGTGCTCGATGGACAGGGCGGCGGCGTAGGCGGCCGGCTGGTCAAGATGCTCAGCGAAAAGCTGCCGGACACGTGGGAGCTCATCGCCGTGGGGACCAATGCACTGGCCACCAGCACCATGCTCAAAGCAGGCGCCAAACAGGGCGCCACCGGGGAAAATGCCGTCATCTACAACGCCGGACGGGCTGATTTGATTTTGGGCCCCATCGGTGTCGTGGTGGCCAACGGCATTTTGGGCGAAGTATCGCCCCAAATGGCAGCTGCGGTATCGGGTGCAGAGGCAGCGAAGATCCTCATTCCGTCGGCGAGCTGCGGCGTGATCGTCGCCGGTGCGGCCAGCCTGCGGCTGGAAGATCTGCTGCAAAATGCAGTCGATTTGGCGCTGCGCCACATGAACCCTTAA
- a CDS encoding LysR family transcriptional regulator: MELRVLRYFLAVAQEESISGAAEYLHLTQPTLSRQLMDLEQEIGKKLFLRGKRKVTLTEEGILLRKRATEILELLEKTERELHAENSVSGDIYIGGGETDAMRLIAQVARQMQQEHPRTRYHLYSGNADDVTERLDKGLLDFGVLIEPANIQKYEYLKLPAVDTWGVLMRSDSPLAAQEAVHPEDLWDLPLLISRQSLAKESLSKWLRRDLESLNIVATYNLVYNASLLVEEGLGYALCLDKLVNTTGSSRLCFRPLTPRLEVGMDIVWKKYPVFSKAAERFLHHLQQTFC; the protein is encoded by the coding sequence ATGGAACTGCGTGTACTGCGCTATTTTTTGGCGGTGGCACAGGAGGAAAGCATTTCCGGGGCCGCCGAATATCTGCACTTGACCCAGCCCACGCTGTCGCGCCAGCTGATGGATTTGGAGCAGGAAATCGGCAAAAAGCTGTTCCTACGCGGCAAGCGCAAGGTCACCCTGACCGAAGAAGGCATTTTGCTGCGCAAACGGGCCACTGAAATTCTGGAACTGCTCGAAAAGACCGAGCGGGAACTGCACGCGGAAAACAGCGTGTCGGGGGATATCTACATCGGCGGCGGGGAAACCGACGCCATGCGCCTGATCGCGCAGGTCGCCCGGCAGATGCAGCAGGAGCATCCCCGCACCCGCTATCACCTGTACAGCGGCAATGCCGACGATGTGACCGAGCGGCTGGACAAGGGCTTACTCGACTTTGGGGTGCTGATTGAACCGGCCAACATCCAGAAGTATGAGTATCTGAAATTGCCCGCCGTGGATACCTGGGGGGTCTTGATGCGCTCTGACAGCCCCTTGGCGGCGCAGGAGGCCGTCCACCCCGAAGATTTGTGGGATTTGCCGCTGCTCATCTCCCGCCAGTCGCTGGCCAAGGAATCGCTTTCCAAATGGCTGCGTCGCGATTTGGAAAGCCTGAATATCGTTGCCACCTACAATCTGGTCTATAATGCGTCCCTGCTCGTGGAGGAAGGGCTGGGATACGCGCTGTGCCTGGACAAACTGGTCAACACTACCGGTTCCAGTCGACTGTGTTTCCGGCCGCTGACGCCCCGGCTGGAAGTCGGGATGGACATTGTTTGGAAAAAGTATCCGGTCTTTTCCAAGGCAGCCGAACGGTTTTTGCATCACCTCCAGCAAACATTTTGCTGA